Proteins found in one Triticum urartu cultivar G1812 chromosome 4, Tu2.1, whole genome shotgun sequence genomic segment:
- the LOC125551136 gene encoding GPI transamidase component PIG-T-like: MVPPSTAQRLCFLSLLLLLLLLAAAASATADAAAAEEFTEELLLRPLPDRKALAHFHFRSSAPPASAAGRHHLLFPKAISQLVQKFHISELELSFTQGRWNYEQWGGYDPMSTNNAKPPGVELWAIFDLPLAEIDATWKNLTHTLSGLFCASINFLESSTAFSAPRWGFKLNEGNLRYGALPREAVCTENLTPWLKLLPCRDKAGIASLLYRPSVYKGYYHSQKLKLKSSQSLGIILDQTLTVVLQPNTVSGKQLHSTGGQLQPSWSMEHLFSKKLSGKCLVSKSSRVFVEIEKGIVDNVDKAGSDVSWNNDLFVLSTAPDRSLKELDNLEVQSSSLYEYDVNNYNNDKPLNVGITWKLPLIWSCTRAPYHASRFLMGSGNERGSIAMSFLSTGLDKQLVDSSNDCSIKAVVFQVVPWYVKIYYHSLEVFIDGNSKAISEVVDKIHVTPSEDKLLPGTMEMLLKFPCSMQLATLTLDFDKGFLHIDEYPPDANQGFDIPSALVSFPEFNSSRSYPEADPLFVSPLLENFKEDGVVKSYTEVLLVPLTTPDFSMPYNVITFTCTVLALYFGSLLNALRRRIGEEERGLKKADKRRGLIPLLIAKLRGQKVDPSESESTSPASLLRSKLLLKVVFVAVVAIVFHYLSNS, from the exons ATGGTGCCGCCGTCCACCGCACAGCGGCTCTGCTTCCTCtctctgctcctcctcctcctcctcctggccGCAGCCGCTTCTGCCACCGCAGATGCTGCGGCGGCGGAGGAGTTCACGGAGGAGCTGCTCCTCCGGCCGCTCCCGGACCGCAAGGCGCTGGCCCATTTCCACTTCCGCTCCTCCGCGCCTcccgcctccgccgccggccgACACCACCTCCTCTTCCCCAAGGCCATCTCCCAGCTG GTCCAAAAATTTCATATTAGTGAACTGGAGCTATCTTTCACACAAGGAAGGTGGAATTATGAGCAATGGGGCGGATATGATCCAATGTCAACAAATAATGCAAAGCCCCCTGGTGTTGAGCTGTGGGCAATTTTCGACCTTCCTTTGGCCGAGATTGATGCCACATGGAAGAACCTGACACACACATTATCGGGACTGTTTTGTGCATCCATCAACTTCTTAGAGTCTTCCACTGCAttttctgctcctcgttggggaTTTAAATTGAATGAAGGCAATCTAAGATATGGGGCATTGCCTCGGGAAGCTGTCTGCACAGAGAATCTAACACCTTGGCTGAAACTTCTACCGTGTCGTGACAAAGCTGGGATAGCTTCTTTGCTGTACAGGCCTTCAGTTTATAAAGGATATTACCATTCACAGAAGCTAAAATTGAAATCATCACAATCTCTTGGTATTATTCTTGATCAAACACTCACAGTTGTGCTGCAACCAAATACAGTTAGTGGTAAACAGCTACATTCTACTGGTGGACAACTTCAGCCCAGCTGGTCCATGGAACATCTGTTCAGTAAGAAGTTATCAGGGAAATGTCTTGTTTCTAAATCCAGCAGAGTTTTTGTAGAGATTGAGAAAGGCATAGTTGACAATGTTGACAAAGCTGGGTCAGATGTTTCATGGAATAATGATTTATTTGTATTGTCAACTGCCCCAGACAGGTCCCTCAAAGAATTAGATAACTTGGAAGTCCAATCCTCTTCACTATATGAGTATGATGTTAACAACTACAACAATGATAAGCCTTTGAATGTGGGCATAACTTGGAAGCTTCCCTTGATATGGTCTTGCACCCGTGCGCCGTATCATGCAAGTAGATTTCTTATGGGTAGCGGAAATGAAAGAGGCTCAATTGCTATGTCATTTCTATCCACTGGTCTAGATAAGCAACTAGTGGACAGCTCAAATGATTGTTCGATAAAGGCTGTAGTTTTCCAGGTTGTTCCATGGTACGTTAAGATCTACTATCACAGCCTAGAAGTTTTCATCGATGGGAATAGCAAGGCTATATCAGAAGTAGTTGACAAGATACATGTCACTCCATCAGAAGACAAGCTTTTGCCTGGTACAATGGAGATGCTTCTTAAGTTTCCTTGCAGTATGCAATTGGCTACCCTTACTTTGGACTTCGACAAG GGATTCCTACACATAGATGAATACCCTCCTGATGCTAATCAAGGATTTGATATTCCATCAGCTTTGGTTAGCTTTCCTGAGTTCAACTCTAGCCGAAGTTACCCTGAAGCTGATCCATTGTTTGTATCGCCTTTGCTAGAGAACTTCAAG GAAGATGGTGTTGTGAAGTCGTACACAGAAGTGTTGCTTGTTCCATTGACAACTCCTGATTTTAGCATGCCATACAATGTTATCACCTTCACTTGCACTGTCTTAGCTCTTTATTTTGGCTCACTACTTAATGCTTTGAGACGAAGAATTGGCGAGGAAGAGAGGGGATTGAAGAAAGCAG ATAAGAGACGAGGTCTCATTCCCCTATTGATAGCTAAGCTAAGGGGGCAGAAGGTTGATCCGTCAGAATCAGAATCCACGTCTCCTGCATCTCTGCTGAGGTCAAAGCTACTACTCAAAGTTGTGTTTGTCGCAGTAGTAGCTATTGTGTTCCATTATTTGTCGAACAGTTAG